A stretch of Pseudomonas taetrolens DNA encodes these proteins:
- a CDS encoding BUD32 family EKC/KEOPS complex subunit encodes MQCSRLPQAALNQMIEGAKILEADSYGAKVYLLQDGNIMKLFRRKRLFSSALLRPYSKRFIDNAAQLEHLGIPTLKVLAFYRLDKPGMTAVLYSPLPGETLRQIAEKNGFDWKDNLPKLIELIRRLHAAGIYFRSLHLGNIVVTPQNQWGLIDIADMRFFKAPLSKKLAQRNLQHFVRYIQRENLTDKFPVDALQESFLPA; translated from the coding sequence ATGCAATGTTCACGGCTTCCACAAGCCGCTTTGAATCAAATGATTGAAGGCGCCAAAATTCTTGAAGCCGACAGTTACGGCGCAAAAGTCTACCTGCTCCAAGACGGGAACATCATGAAGCTGTTCCGGCGCAAGCGACTGTTCTCATCTGCTTTGCTACGCCCTTATTCAAAACGCTTCATCGACAATGCCGCGCAGCTTGAACACCTCGGCATTCCGACCCTCAAGGTTCTGGCGTTTTATCGTCTGGACAAGCCCGGCATGACTGCTGTGCTGTATAGCCCATTACCGGGCGAGACACTGCGTCAGATCGCGGAAAAGAACGGGTTTGACTGGAAAGACAACCTGCCTAAGCTGATTGAACTGATCCGCCGCCTTCATGCGGCTGGTATTTACTTTCGCTCCTTGCACCTGGGCAACATTGTGGTCACCCCGCAGAACCAGTGGGGATTGATCGATATCGCAGACATGCGCTTTTTCAAAGCCCCTCTGTCCAAAAAGCTGGCACAACGCAATCTTCAACATTTCGTGCGCTACATCCAACGGGAAAATTTGACCGACAAGTTTCCCGTCGATGCACTGCAAGAATCTTTTTTACCGGCCTGA
- a CDS encoding glycosyltransferase — MNRSTERHVLQFCHGYDGPFLDCARQYASLFAGTGYRVTTVFLTGVADPEVAANCASDEVLFMEFSSKAIRGLKLGAIRELRKIAASRSFSFCIAHRFKPIYIALLATGLPVIGVHHAFGDYERGSRKLFANLFRKRLSLLGVSDAVRDDMRQCLPKWPTGRIRTLYNRIDIDAVQAGQLPGTQAREALGLSVNGFIVGNVGRLHPDKDQATLIQGFAKALPGLPADSQLAIMGTGRLEQDLKELANELGIGAQVNFLGQVPDARRFFRAFDVFALSSDHEPFGMVLLEAMAAGVPLLATACGGAKEVVEGVGVLFPLGDAEHLAQGLQHLSRLDDEQRKVCAEQMLTRLHERFSDQAVRNVFWHLPQVTDLTAES, encoded by the coding sequence ATGAATCGCTCGACTGAGCGCCATGTTCTGCAGTTCTGTCACGGCTATGACGGGCCGTTTCTGGACTGCGCCCGTCAGTACGCCAGCCTGTTCGCCGGCACCGGTTATCGCGTCACCACGGTCTTCTTGACCGGGGTGGCAGATCCCGAGGTGGCAGCAAACTGTGCGTCCGATGAAGTGCTGTTCATGGAGTTCAGCTCCAAGGCCATTCGTGGCCTGAAGCTGGGCGCCATCCGTGAGCTGCGTAAAATTGCAGCGTCGCGCTCTTTCAGCTTTTGCATTGCCCACCGCTTCAAGCCGATCTACATCGCCTTGCTGGCCACCGGCTTGCCGGTGATCGGCGTGCATCACGCGTTTGGTGACTATGAACGCGGTAGCCGCAAACTGTTTGCCAACCTGTTCCGCAAGCGCCTGAGTCTGCTCGGTGTGTCGGACGCGGTGCGCGATGACATGCGCCAGTGCTTGCCCAAGTGGCCGACCGGACGCATTCGCACGCTGTACAACCGCATCGATATCGATGCCGTACAAGCCGGCCAATTGCCGGGCACTCAGGCGCGTGAAGCGCTGGGGTTGTCGGTCAATGGCTTTATTGTCGGCAATGTTGGGCGCCTGCATCCCGACAAGGACCAGGCGACGTTGATCCAGGGGTTTGCCAAGGCTTTGCCGGGCTTGCCTGCTGATAGCCAGCTGGCGATCATGGGTACCGGGCGGCTGGAACAAGACCTCAAGGAGCTGGCCAACGAACTCGGGATTGGCGCGCAGGTGAATTTCCTCGGCCAGGTTCCTGACGCCCGTCGTTTCTTCCGTGCTTTCGATGTGTTTGCCCTGAGCTCCGATCATGAGCCTTTCGGCATGGTTCTGCTTGAGGCGATGGCCGCCGGGGTTCCGCTGCTGGCGACGGCCTGCGGTGGTGCCAAGGAAGTGGTCGAGGGTGTGGGCGTGCTGTTCCCGCTGGGGGATGCCGAACACCTGGCCCAAGGTCTACAGCATCTGTCGCGGCTTGACGACGAACAACGCAAGGTGTGCGCTGAGCAGATGCTGACGCGCCTGCATGAGCGGTTCTCGGACCAGGCTGTGCGTAATGTGTTCTGGCATTTGCCACAAGTTACCGACCTGACAGCGGAGTCCTGA
- a CDS encoding glycosyltransferase, with protein MSIINVMWSGGSPYASVHKVHQQILSQAAPGACIKTWLLQDKATACLRDVGEVRAWQLSSKVLKGRGIRALSGFWLRRGFHKALLADDARVVLIDGVGVARVLLPVLRTLPHVRAVVMFHGATRLNDKEINLLRDFPPEQLTLCAVSQTLAASIEADTRLPVVTLRCALDPQAFQSQLLSREQAREQLGIALDQAQVFGAVGRLVAGKGFDCLIRAFARTLQQAPDRLLVIVGEGPARAELEARIQSLGLQGKVLLPGHLIGVASLYRAFDWVLIPSQEEGLGLIVQEAVIAHVPVLVSDLPVFEEQLGESGRYVPVDDEAAWVQAIEATAVVSARDVAARQYAAIAPEQAWQHFSHACSVVLSGR; from the coding sequence ATGAGCATCATCAATGTGATGTGGTCAGGCGGCTCGCCGTATGCCTCTGTGCACAAGGTCCATCAGCAAATCCTGTCCCAGGCCGCCCCGGGTGCATGCATCAAAACCTGGCTGCTTCAGGACAAGGCCACTGCTTGCCTGAGGGATGTCGGCGAAGTGCGGGCCTGGCAGTTGTCTTCAAAGGTGTTGAAAGGTCGCGGGATCCGGGCGTTGTCCGGTTTTTGGCTGCGGCGTGGTTTTCACAAGGCATTGTTGGCCGATGATGCCCGGGTTGTATTGATCGATGGAGTGGGCGTTGCGCGGGTGCTGTTGCCGGTATTGCGCACGTTGCCTCACGTGCGTGCGGTGGTGATGTTTCATGGCGCTACCCGGCTCAACGATAAAGAAATCAACCTGCTTCGTGATTTTCCCCCGGAGCAGCTCACCTTGTGTGCGGTATCGCAAACGCTGGCGGCTTCCATTGAGGCCGACACCCGGTTGCCCGTGGTGACACTGCGTTGTGCGCTCGACCCCCAGGCCTTTCAAAGCCAGTTGTTGTCCCGCGAACAGGCCCGTGAGCAGTTGGGGATTGCGCTCGACCAGGCTCAGGTGTTTGGCGCTGTCGGCCGGTTAGTCGCAGGCAAGGGCTTCGACTGTTTGATCCGCGCCTTTGCCCGGACACTCCAGCAGGCACCGGACCGGCTGCTGGTGATTGTCGGTGAAGGTCCTGCGCGAGCTGAGCTTGAAGCCAGGATCCAGTCACTGGGACTGCAAGGCAAGGTGCTGCTGCCTGGCCACTTGATCGGCGTGGCGAGTTTGTATCGAGCGTTTGACTGGGTGTTGATCCCTTCGCAGGAGGAAGGCCTGGGGCTGATCGTGCAAGAGGCAGTCATTGCTCATGTGCCCGTTCTGGTCAGTGATCTGCCGGTATTTGAGGAGCAGCTGGGTGAGTCGGGCCGCTACGTGCCAGTAGACGATGAGGCCGCGTGGGTGCAGGCCATTGAGGCGACTGCGGTTGTTTCTGCGCGGGACGTGGCAGCGCGCCAATACGCAGCGATTGCTCCGGAGCAGGCGTGGCAGCACTTCAGTCACGCCTGCTCCGTGGTGCTTTCAGGCCGGTAA
- a CDS encoding PIG-L deacetylase family protein: MSEPLSRKQQLLKRHRRNKRMGLLVGLIVLIACGVLLAWWLPPVLAVLGWIAHEAWFADHLFYSPQDDYQYSFPADSERPGVRLEGERLLLDQPLNVAGDETLMLAIRVKSGWAGRFLDPFVTLSGSGHADRQTFERGVNGLRYLNLSDHAEALSRGELRIRGRFCSVQGQPELWLLRQPDYREQRVMVIAPHADDAELAAFGLYSQAREAWIVTLTAGEIEAEHYQQMGLERADAARLKGRLRAWDSLAVPRWAGVPEAHCAQLGYFCLQLPAMQAAPDQPIASREADLNDTRLFRQLNPFLLPGDQDGAPTWHNLLADLRALIERARPEVIVLPHPSIDPHPDHICAHTAVMQALEGLAWQPTSVLGYANHLHDNDRWPMGNSSDGITLPPMFDAAIRVHPCSLPLSLEQQRNKAMALGMMHDLQPRAVLKRRLRRAIQQVLAGRKPSPYGENEFFRKAVRRHELFWHLPVPQGKP, encoded by the coding sequence ATGAGCGAACCCCTTTCTCGAAAGCAACAGTTACTCAAGCGTCATCGACGCAACAAGCGGATGGGCTTGCTGGTGGGTTTGATCGTGCTGATCGCCTGCGGCGTGCTGCTGGCCTGGTGGTTGCCACCCGTGTTGGCGGTTTTGGGCTGGATCGCCCATGAAGCCTGGTTTGCCGACCATCTGTTTTACTCTCCCCAAGACGATTATCAGTACAGCTTTCCTGCGGATAGCGAGCGCCCGGGTGTTCGCCTTGAGGGGGAGCGCCTGTTGCTGGATCAACCGCTAAATGTTGCCGGCGATGAAACCCTGATGCTGGCAATCAGGGTCAAGAGCGGCTGGGCAGGACGGTTTCTTGATCCTTTCGTCACGCTCTCGGGATCCGGGCATGCCGACCGACAAACCTTTGAACGGGGTGTCAACGGGCTGCGCTATTTGAATCTGAGTGATCATGCCGAAGCCTTGAGCCGGGGCGAGTTGCGCATTCGCGGGCGCTTTTGCAGCGTGCAGGGCCAGCCTGAACTGTGGCTGTTGCGTCAGCCCGACTATCGCGAACAGCGGGTGATGGTCATCGCGCCCCACGCCGACGATGCCGAGCTGGCGGCCTTTGGTCTGTACAGCCAGGCCCGTGAAGCCTGGATCGTGACCCTGACCGCAGGGGAGATCGAGGCCGAGCATTATCAGCAGATGGGCCTTGAGCGCGCTGACGCTGCGCGGCTCAAAGGGCGTTTGCGTGCCTGGGACAGTCTGGCTGTACCTCGCTGGGCGGGTGTGCCAGAGGCTCATTGTGCGCAGCTTGGATATTTTTGCCTGCAACTGCCTGCCATGCAGGCTGCTCCCGATCAACCGATTGCCTCGCGAGAAGCCGACCTGAACGACACCCGTCTGTTCAGGCAGCTCAATCCGTTCCTGCTCCCGGGCGATCAAGACGGTGCGCCGACCTGGCATAACCTGCTGGCAGACTTGCGTGCGCTGATTGAAAGGGCCCGTCCCGAAGTCATCGTGCTGCCGCACCCCTCAATCGACCCTCACCCGGACCACATCTGTGCCCACACGGCGGTGATGCAAGCCCTGGAAGGGTTGGCCTGGCAGCCGACAAGTGTGCTCGGTTATGCCAATCACTTGCATGACAATGATCGCTGGCCGATGGGTAATAGCTCAGACGGTATTACCTTGCCGCCGATGTTCGATGCTGCGATCCGAGTGCACCCTTGCTCCTTGCCGTTGTCTCTTGAACAGCAGCGCAACAAGGCGATGGCGCTGGGCATGATGCACGACCTGCAACCGCGAGCGGTGCTCAAGCGCCGGTTGCGACGGGCGATCCAGCAAGTACTGGCAGGTCGCAAGCCATCACCGTATGGCGAGAATGAATTCTTTCGTAAAGCGGTCCGGCGGCATGAACTGTTTTGGCACCTCCCGGTGCCGCAAGGAAAACCATGA
- a CDS encoding carbamoyltransferase family protein, whose amino-acid sequence MALTILGLSGALSHDPSAALYIDGKLVAAAEEERFVRDKHAKNRMPYESAKFCLEQAGIKPSDVDVVAIPFAPISLFGKARWHYAKRYWYAPDRALDAILMGNRRYKRYRNKIVFCLEQLGFDPKKIKIEPVEHHLAHASSAYHCSGFKEKTAILGIDGKGEYATTFFGYGENGKIHKIKEFFDPDSLGGLYGAITEFLGFEMLDGEFKVMGMAPYGDASKYDFSRLASFENGELVINTEYANVIGLRRYKENGKGFYFSPKLIEWLGPKREGDIADEPYIHYAASMQALFEKLSLQMIDYYLGDILKETGKIAFAGGCALNVKLNQKIIARPEVKELFVQPASGDAGTAVGAAAYVSHARGVPVEKMEHVYLGPAYSNEDVIAACARHPGKPACRKIENTPERIAKIMVDGNPVAWFQGRMEFGPRALGGRSIIGCPSSEGVADRINEQIKFRERWRPFCPSMLDTVGPQMIKVDHPAPFMTFTFEVAEEWKTRVPEVVHEDGTSRAQVLKREYNPRYYDMMKALEVLTGNGVSLNTSLNRRGEPMVCSPTDALNMFFGSDLQYLIMEDILVVKAGAETYESLD is encoded by the coding sequence GTGGCATTGACGATTCTTGGCCTGTCCGGCGCCCTTAGCCATGATCCCTCCGCAGCCCTCTATATCGACGGCAAGCTGGTCGCAGCAGCAGAGGAAGAGCGTTTTGTCCGCGATAAGCATGCAAAGAACCGCATGCCTTACGAGTCGGCAAAGTTCTGTCTTGAACAAGCCGGTATCAAACCTTCCGACGTTGACGTAGTGGCGATTCCCTTCGCTCCGATCAGCTTGTTCGGCAAGGCGCGCTGGCATTACGCCAAGCGTTATTGGTACGCCCCGGATCGCGCGCTCGATGCGATCCTGATGGGTAATCGTCGTTACAAACGCTATCGCAACAAGATTGTGTTCTGCCTTGAGCAACTGGGTTTCGATCCGAAAAAAATCAAGATCGAGCCGGTTGAGCACCACTTGGCCCACGCCTCCAGCGCTTATCACTGCTCCGGTTTCAAAGAGAAAACCGCGATCCTGGGTATCGACGGCAAGGGCGAGTACGCCACGACCTTCTTTGGTTATGGCGAAAACGGCAAGATCCACAAGATCAAGGAGTTCTTCGATCCGGATTCCCTGGGTGGTCTGTACGGCGCAATCACCGAGTTCCTCGGTTTCGAGATGCTCGACGGCGAGTTCAAGGTCATGGGCATGGCGCCGTACGGCGATGCCAGCAAATATGATTTCTCGCGCCTGGCTTCGTTTGAAAACGGCGAATTGGTGATCAACACCGAATACGCCAACGTCATCGGCCTGCGTCGCTACAAGGAAAACGGCAAGGGTTTCTACTTTTCGCCAAAACTGATCGAGTGGCTGGGGCCCAAGCGTGAAGGCGATATCGCCGATGAACCTTACATCCACTACGCGGCGAGCATGCAGGCGCTGTTTGAAAAACTGTCGCTGCAAATGATCGATTACTATCTGGGCGACATCCTCAAGGAAACCGGCAAGATCGCTTTTGCGGGCGGCTGCGCGTTGAACGTGAAGCTGAACCAAAAGATCATTGCCCGCCCCGAGGTCAAGGAGCTGTTCGTGCAGCCAGCGTCCGGCGATGCCGGGACTGCCGTGGGTGCCGCCGCTTATGTATCCCACGCCCGTGGCGTACCGGTCGAGAAAATGGAGCACGTTTATCTCGGCCCTGCGTACAGCAACGAAGACGTCATTGCCGCCTGTGCCCGTCACCCGGGCAAGCCGGCATGCCGCAAGATCGAAAACACCCCGGAGCGCATTGCCAAGATCATGGTCGATGGCAACCCGGTAGCCTGGTTCCAGGGCCGCATGGAGTTCGGTCCGCGTGCCTTGGGCGGACGTTCGATCATCGGTTGCCCGAGCAGCGAAGGCGTGGCTGACCGTATCAACGAACAGATCAAGTTCCGCGAGCGCTGGAGGCCTTTCTGCCCGTCGATGCTCGACACCGTGGGCCCGCAGATGATCAAGGTCGATCACCCGGCACCCTTCATGACCTTCACCTTTGAAGTGGCTGAAGAGTGGAAAACCCGTGTTCCGGAAGTTGTCCATGAAGATGGCACCTCCCGTGCACAGGTACTCAAGCGCGAATACAACCCGCGCTACTACGACATGATGAAAGCCCTTGAAGTGCTGACCGGTAACGGCGTGTCACTGAACACCTCGCTCAACCGCCGTGGCGAGCCGATGGTGTGCTCGCCGACCGACGCGCTGAACATGTTCTTCGGCTCCGATCTGCAGTACCTGATCATGGAAGATATTCTGGTTGTCAAAGCTGGCGCGGAAACTTATGAATCGCTCGACTGA
- a CDS encoding glycosyltransferase family protein, with product MNVLFLVQKEQRAILDRLYDGVSAHCNCDIRWLSSDEQRNLRRYFRDEVDVSRYDRIVFFLRFKQEIRQVGFIRTLPNLVILEHDAYQNYIECKYTGKFSAHYRQLPWARIISSGFMVTERLREEGFDAVFVPKGYDETLLQDLGLERNIELAFVGSTNSVAYSGRKALLDELASVEPLVVTRTKSGDEYRDTLNRIRFFVSADVGMGEYMIKNFEAMACGCVLLAFDQGEAENRALGFEDMHNMVFYRDIPELQEKLARLRADPELAAAIARRGRDLAMSQYSFARIGQRIVEALEPALRPHPPLSWLDRVRLKLGGHRGVGG from the coding sequence ATGAACGTTCTATTTCTAGTACAGAAAGAGCAGCGGGCCATTCTGGATCGCTTGTATGACGGCGTATCGGCCCACTGCAACTGTGATATCCGCTGGCTGAGCAGCGACGAGCAGCGCAACCTGCGCCGTTACTTTCGCGATGAAGTCGATGTGTCGCGTTACGACCGGATCGTGTTTTTCCTGCGCTTCAAGCAGGAAATCCGGCAGGTCGGCTTTATCCGCACGTTGCCCAACCTGGTGATTCTTGAACACGATGCTTATCAGAACTACATCGAGTGCAAGTACACCGGAAAATTCAGCGCGCACTATCGCCAATTGCCCTGGGCCCGGATCATCAGCTCCGGCTTTATGGTGACCGAGCGTCTGCGCGAAGAAGGTTTCGATGCGGTGTTCGTGCCCAAGGGCTACGACGAGACGCTGCTGCAGGACCTGGGCCTTGAGCGAAACATCGAGCTGGCGTTTGTCGGCAGCACCAACAGCGTGGCCTACAGCGGCCGCAAAGCCTTGCTCGACGAGCTGGCCAGTGTCGAACCGCTGGTGGTAACCCGCACCAAGTCCGGCGATGAATACCGCGACACCCTCAACCGCATCCGCTTTTTTGTCAGCGCAGACGTGGGGATGGGTGAGTACATGATCAAAAACTTCGAAGCGATGGCCTGCGGTTGTGTATTGCTGGCGTTCGATCAGGGCGAGGCCGAAAACCGCGCCCTGGGCTTTGAAGACATGCACAACATGGTTTTTTACCGCGACATCCCTGAATTGCAGGAAAAGCTCGCCCGCCTGCGTGCCGATCCGGAGCTGGCCGCTGCCATCGCCCGGCGCGGCCGTGATCTGGCCATGTCGCAGTACAGTTTTGCGCGTATAGGCCAACGTATCGTTGAAGCGCTGGAGCCTGCCTTGCGCCCCCATCCTCCGTTGTCCTGGCTGGACCGGGTTCGGTTGAAGCTGGGTGGGCATCGAGGCGTTGGCGGATGA
- a CDS encoding TonB-dependent receptor family protein translates to MKVLTPAHFVLLLPCLSLSPLALGDNEPLLLDPSVITGSRSASPSFDLPYSVDSINQQQINDGQLGINASEVLSRVPGLVVQNRQNYAQDLQISSRGFGARSAFGVRGIKLIADGIPASTPDGQGQAATFNLDTAERIEVLRGPAATLYGSNAGGVIQMFSRDGEGPPRIGAETLIGSDGMSKNHLTAEGATDDVGFVLDASRMDTDGYREHSAARRDQTFAKLNLKPDEDSKLALIYSSLEQNGTQDPLGQSWDAYKADPRSVTPNALTYNTRKSIDHQQVGLNYERYFGDATLQVNAYTGTRSVIQYLAIPPFAAGNKQGGGVVQFDRKFHGGSLRWLQPVYSVPGDLTLIAGLDYDQSQDSRHGYQNFSGDLLGVKGALVRDEVDTARSLDPYVQANWAIDNWTVQTGLRYSTMEMDVDDQFLSNGDDSGTKRYEKATPSMSVMYAFTPELHGYVSAGKGFETPTQAELAYSPSGQGFNFGLKPSESTQYEMGLKAQLNNTRINAAIFQITTEDELVVLSNTGGRTTYQNAGRTLRRGFELGVESQLSEHWTTTLAYTRLQATYDRDFASAKGAVDKGNYLPGVPQTTLFAEVNWKPADWVSTAIEGMYRSKVYVEDTNTEKPAPAYTVFNWRAKFEQKVEHWTFHQTLRLDNLLDRQYVGSVIVGDSNNRYYESAPGRSWYAGAGAQYSF, encoded by the coding sequence ATGAAAGTTTTGACCCCTGCACATTTCGTCCTGCTGCTGCCTTGCCTGTCCTTGAGCCCCCTTGCCCTGGGCGACAATGAGCCGCTGCTGCTCGACCCCAGCGTGATCACCGGTTCGCGCAGCGCCAGCCCAAGTTTTGACCTGCCGTACTCGGTCGACAGTATCAACCAGCAACAAATCAATGACGGTCAACTCGGCATCAATGCCTCTGAAGTGCTGTCTCGGGTACCAGGGCTGGTGGTGCAGAACCGCCAAAATTATGCACAAGACCTGCAAATCTCATCCCGCGGTTTTGGCGCTCGTTCGGCATTCGGCGTCCGTGGCATCAAGCTGATCGCAGACGGCATCCCGGCCAGCACCCCGGACGGCCAGGGTCAGGCGGCAACGTTTAACCTCGACACCGCCGAACGCATCGAAGTCCTGCGCGGCCCGGCAGCCACTCTGTACGGCAGCAACGCCGGCGGCGTAATTCAAATGTTTTCCCGTGATGGCGAAGGTCCGCCGCGCATTGGCGCCGAAACCCTGATCGGCAGCGACGGCATGAGTAAAAACCATCTGACGGCCGAAGGCGCTACCGATGACGTGGGTTTTGTACTCGACGCCTCGCGCATGGACACCGACGGCTACCGTGAGCACAGCGCCGCGCGCCGCGACCAGACCTTCGCCAAGCTCAATCTCAAGCCAGATGAAGACAGCAAACTGGCGCTGATCTACAGCAGCCTTGAGCAAAACGGCACGCAGGATCCACTGGGTCAAAGCTGGGACGCCTACAAGGCCGACCCGCGCTCGGTCACGCCAAACGCCCTGACCTACAACACGCGCAAAAGCATCGACCACCAGCAAGTGGGACTGAACTACGAGCGCTACTTCGGCGACGCAACCTTGCAAGTCAATGCGTACACCGGGACGCGGAGCGTGATTCAGTATTTGGCGATTCCACCGTTCGCGGCGGGCAATAAACAAGGCGGCGGCGTGGTTCAGTTCGACCGCAAGTTCCACGGTGGCAGCCTGCGCTGGCTGCAGCCGGTGTACAGCGTTCCGGGCGATCTAACCTTGATCGCAGGCCTGGACTATGACCAGAGTCAGGACAGCCGCCACGGTTATCAAAACTTCAGCGGCGACCTGCTGGGCGTGAAAGGTGCTCTGGTGCGTGACGAAGTCGACACTGCACGTAGCCTCGACCCGTATGTGCAAGCTAACTGGGCCATCGACAACTGGACGGTGCAGACCGGCTTGCGCTACAGCACGATGGAAATGGACGTCGATGATCAATTTTTGAGCAACGGCGACGACAGCGGCACCAAGCGCTATGAAAAAGCCACGCCATCGATGAGCGTGATGTACGCCTTCACACCAGAACTGCATGGCTATGTCAGTGCCGGCAAAGGGTTTGAGACGCCGACTCAGGCTGAACTGGCGTACTCACCGAGTGGCCAGGGTTTCAATTTTGGTCTCAAGCCTTCCGAAAGCACTCAATACGAAATGGGATTGAAAGCCCAGCTCAACAACACCCGCATCAATGCCGCGATCTTTCAGATCACCACAGAAGACGAACTGGTGGTCTTGAGCAACACCGGGGGGCGCACAACCTATCAAAATGCTGGACGCACCCTGCGCCGCGGCTTTGAACTGGGCGTCGAAAGCCAGCTCAGCGAACACTGGACCACGACCCTGGCCTACACTCGTCTGCAAGCCACTTACGACCGTGACTTTGCCAGCGCCAAGGGCGCCGTGGACAAAGGCAACTACCTGCCGGGCGTGCCGCAAACCACGCTGTTTGCCGAAGTGAACTGGAAGCCCGCGGATTGGGTCAGCACCGCCATCGAAGGCATGTACCGCAGCAAGGTGTATGTCGAAGACACCAACACCGAAAAACCGGCACCGGCCTACACCGTCTTCAACTGGCGTGCGAAGTTTGAACAGAAGGTCGAACACTGGACCTTCCACCAGACCCTGCGCCTGGACAACCTGCTGGATCGCCAATACGTGGGGTCGGTGATTGTCGGTGACAGTAACAATCGCTACTACGAGTCGGCACCCGGTCGTTCGTGGTATGCCGGCGCCGGGGCTCAGTACAGCTTTTAA
- a CDS encoding antimicrobial resistance protein Mig-14 — protein sequence MLNRFQGWRERGWNVVDACTYADAWQRFGGSVATHPMVIDRLAQLAGIPVRYLAWEQGGELKAAIPTWGRDLALSKDVLKRHGKKGLFDLGNAEFILPAAVDAQAPLRHRGRYLSALNEGRFSTLVPQAEQLAMARTPEELSKKFRYNQRRELRLLEEAGGVVRPVSEFSSAELASIYCDLFLRRWGFVATGAERMAEVIELLRELLIGSVIFLNDAPIAIQLVYRVESPEWISVEYVNGGVDPETRAFSPGSVLSFLNTQSAWEQARSVNKPLRFSFGRADREYKERWCNPVPVFKV from the coding sequence ATGCTTAATCGATTTCAGGGCTGGCGCGAGCGCGGCTGGAACGTGGTGGATGCGTGTACGTACGCTGACGCCTGGCAGCGTTTCGGTGGCAGTGTCGCGACTCACCCAATGGTTATTGACCGATTGGCGCAACTTGCCGGCATCCCGGTGCGTTATCTGGCCTGGGAGCAGGGGGGTGAGCTAAAAGCGGCGATCCCGACCTGGGGCCGGGATCTGGCGTTGTCCAAGGACGTGCTCAAGCGTCACGGTAAAAAAGGCCTGTTCGACCTCGGCAATGCCGAGTTCATACTGCCGGCAGCCGTTGATGCCCAAGCGCCTTTGCGCCATCGTGGACGCTACCTGTCAGCGCTCAATGAAGGCCGCTTCAGCACGCTGGTCCCGCAAGCCGAACAGTTGGCCATGGCCCGTACACCTGAAGAACTTTCGAAAAAGTTCCGCTATAACCAGCGCCGTGAACTGCGTCTGCTGGAGGAAGCGGGCGGGGTTGTACGCCCGGTGTCGGAGTTTTCCAGCGCCGAATTGGCGAGCATTTATTGCGACTTGTTTCTGCGACGCTGGGGCTTTGTGGCCACCGGTGCCGAACGCATGGCTGAAGTGATTGAGTTGTTGCGTGAGCTGTTGATAGGCTCGGTGATCTTCCTCAACGATGCGCCCATCGCGATTCAACTGGTGTATCGGGTTGAGTCACCTGAATGGATCAGTGTGGAGTACGTCAATGGGGGTGTCGACCCCGAAACCCGCGCATTCAGCCCCGGCAGTGTATTGAGTTTTCTCAATACGCAATCGGCCTGGGAACAGGCTCGCAGCGTCAATAAGCCCCTGCGCTTCTCGTTCGGTCGTGCTGATCGCGAGTATAAAGAGCGATGGTGTAATCCGGTGCCTGTTTTCAAGGTTTGA